Proteins encoded in a region of the Panicum hallii strain FIL2 chromosome 3, PHallii_v3.1, whole genome shotgun sequence genome:
- the LOC112886167 gene encoding E3 ubiquitin-protein ligase CHIP-like, whose product MAASGGGVAQQAELRRIEGNACFKKARLGAAIDCYTEAIALCPDVAVYWMNRALCHFKRKEWAKVEEDSRRALALDDTLVKGHYLLGCALLDKEEFALAIKEFEKALNLLKSSSSTDKMAEDIWQVLAKAKYLDWEKHSTERVWRIQSLKEACESALQEQHFLSGTLVEDSDGSSNEYSEQIKLLAEVFSKATLADTPVDVPDYLCCQITFEIFRDPVITPSGVTYERAVLLEHLDKVGNFDPVTREPLKEHQLVPNLAINEAVQAYLKEHSWAYRLNC is encoded by the exons ATGGCGGCGAgcgggggcggcgtggcgcagcaggcggagctccggcggatCGAGGGCAACGCCTGCTTCAAGAAGGCCCGCCTCGGCGCCGCTATCGACTGCTATACCGAG GCAATCGCGCTCTGCCCCGACGTCGCCGTCTACTGGATGAATCGGGCCCTGTGCCATTTCAAGCGCAA GGAGTGGGCCAAGGTCGAAGAGGATAGCAGGAGGGCTCTTGCACTTGATGACACTCTAGTCAAG GGCCACTATCTGCTGGGATGTGCGCTGCTCGACAAGGAGGAATTTGCTCTTGCTATCAAGGAATTTGAAAAG GCTCTGAATCTCTTGAAGTCCTCAAGTTCAACGGATAAAATGGCTGAGGACATTTGGCAGGTCCTTGCAAAAGCAAAATACCTAGATTGGGAAAAGCATTCCACTGAACGAGTTTGGAGGATACAAAGTTTGAA GGAAGCTTGTGAAAGTGCTCTGCAGGAGCAGCACTTTCTTAGTGGTACGCTTGTGGAAGACTCGGATGGATCAAGCAATGAGTATTCAGAACAAATTAAATTGCTAGCAGAGGTCTTCAGCAAAGCAACACTTGCCGATACACCAGTAGAT GTGCCCGATTACCTTTGCTGTCAGATAACTTTCGAGATATTTAGAGACCCAGTGATCACACCCAGTGGTGTAACATATGAAAGGGCTGTACTTCTTGAACATCTCGACAAG GTTGGCAATTTCGACCCAGTGACGCGAGAGCCTCTGAAGGAGCACCAGCTGGTTCCAAACCTGGCCATCAATGAAGCAGTGCAGGCCTATCTGAAAGAGCACAGCTGGGCCTACAGGCTGAACTGTTAG
- the LOC112884171 gene encoding polygalacturonase inhibitor-like, producing the protein MKTTAMRMRAILVLLIAASAAASSASRCHSGDKAALLAIKAALGNPYHFASWTAASPCCDWYDVDCDASTGRVVGLSVFQDANLTGAIPDAVAGLTHLRTLRLHHLPGISGPIPPAIARLSNLSFLTISWTAVSGPVPTFLGALTRLSQLDLSFNALAGTVPASLAALPSLYSVDLSRNRLTGSLPPLLFSKATQVAYLRLSHNNLTGGVPAEFSAVAFAQIDLSRNGFTGDASGLFGRAKPVQQMDLSRNALSFNLSGVELPEQLIFLDVSHNTIYGGVPAQVANLSSLQFFNVSYNRLCGAVPAGGNTARFDAYSFQHNRCLCGAPLANPCT; encoded by the coding sequence ATGAAGACGACGGCGATGCGGATGCGCGCCATCCTTGTCCTCCTCATCgccgcttccgccgccgcctcctccgccagcCGCTGCCACTCCGGCGACAAGGCCGCGCTGCTGGCCATCAAGGCGGCGCTGGGCAACCCATACCACTTCGCGTCCTGGACGGCCGCCTCCCCGTGCTGCGACTGGTACGACGTCGACTGCGACGCCTCCACCGGCCGCGTCGTCGGCCTCTCCGTGTTCCAGGACGCCAACCTCACGGGCGCCATCCCggacgccgtcgccggcctcACCCACCTCCGGACCCTCAGGCTGCACCACCTCCCGGGCATCTCCGGCCCCATCCCGCCGGCCATCGCCAGGCTCTCCAACCTCTCCTTCCTCACCATCTCCTGGACGGCCGTCTCCGGACCCGTGCCGACGTTCCTCGGCGCGCTCACCAGGCTCAGCCAGCTCGACCTCTCCTTCAACGCGCTCGCCGGCACCGTCCCGGCCTCGCTCGCCGCGCTCCCGAGCCTGTACAGCGTCGACCTCAGCCGCAACCGCCTCACGGGCTCCCTCCCGCCGCTGCTCTTCAGCAAGGCGACGCAGGTGGCCTACCTCCGGCTGTCGCACAACAACCTCACCGGCGGCGTGCCCGCCGAGTTCTCCGCCGTGGCCTTCGCGCAGATCGACCTGTCGCGCAACGGCTTCACCGGCGACGCGTCGGGCCTGTTCGGCCGGGCCAAGCCGGTGCAGCAGATGGACCTGTCGCGCAACGCCCTGAGCTTCAACCTCTCCGGCGTGGAGCTGCCGGAGCAGCTCATCTTTCTGGACGTCAGCCACAACACCATCTACGGCGGCGTCCCGGCGCAGGTGGCGAACCTCAGCAGCCTGCAGTTCTTCAACGTGAGCTACAACCGGCTGTGCGGCGCCGTGCCCGCCGGCGGCAACACGGCGAGGTTCGATGCCTACAGCTTCCAGCACAACAGGTGCTTGTGTGGAGCTCCGCTTGCTAATCCGTGCACGTGA
- the LOC112886910 gene encoding polygalacturonase inhibitor-like, protein MIMNQRLPMPDMDGCVTFPLTRPHAVLLVLVLLAAAAVATAPASKQQCHSGDRAALLAVKASFGNASYFVSWTADIPCCHWFGVRCDATSSSATATGGRRVVSLAIMRDAGVSGPVPGAAIARLTGLQELLFLHVPGLSGAIPPALARLSALTDLTISRTGVSGPVSAFLGELRALRSLDLSFNALTGAIPASLAALPRLASINLGRNRLTGAIPPLLLSKAGPEAFLTLSHNRLSGTVPAEFAAVSFVQVDLSRNALTGDASVLFGGGRTLLVAVNLSRNALSFDMSRLEFPERLASLDVSHNAIRGGVPAAAGNLSQLMFFNVSYNQLCGELPSGMASFEVYSFRHNKCLCGAPLPACQA, encoded by the coding sequence ATGATCATGAACCAGCGTTTGCCAATGCCAGACATGGATGGGTGCGTCACCTTCCCACTCACACGGCCGCACGCCGTCCTGCTCGTGCTCGTGCtcctcgccgcggcggcggtggcgacggCGCCAGCCTCCAAGCAGCAATGCCACTCCGGTGACAGGGCGGCGCTGCTCGCCGTCAAGGCGAGCTTCGGTAACGCCTCCTACTTCGTCTCGTGGACGGCCGACATCCCCTGCTGCCACTGGTTCGGCGTCCGCTGCGACGCGACATCCTCCTCCGCCACGGCCACGGGCGGCCGCCGCGTCGTCAGCCTGGCCATCATGCGCGACGCCGGCGTCAGCGGCCCCGTGCCCGGCGCCGCCATCGCCCGCCTCACCGGCCTCCAGGAGCTCCTGTTCCTCCACGTGCCCGGCTTGTCGGGCGCCATCCCTCCGGCGCTCGCCCGCCTCTCCGCCCTCACGGACCTCACCATCTCCCGCACCGGAGTGTCGGGCCCCGTGTCGGCGTTCCTGGGCGAGCTCCGCGCGCTCAGGTCGCTGGACCTATCCTTCAACGCGCTCACCGGCGCCATCCCGGCGTCCCTGGCCGCGCTCCCGCGCCTGGCCAGCATCAACCTCGGCCGCAACCGCCTCACGGGCGCCATCCCGCCGCTGCTCCTCAGCAAGGCCGGCCCGGAGGCGTTCCTGACGCTGTCGCACAACAGGCTGTCCGGGACCGTCCCGGccgagttcgccgccgtcagcttCGTGCAGGTGGACCTGTCCCGCAACGCGCTCACCGGCGACGCCTCCGTCCTGTTCGGGGGCGGGAGGACGCTGCTGGTCGCCGTCAACCTGTCTCGCAACGCCCTGAGCTTCGACATGTCCCGGCTGGAGTTCCCGGAGCGTCTGGCCTCGCTGGACGTGAGCCACAACGCGATCCGCGGCGGCgtcccggcggcggccgggaaccTGAGCCAGCTCATGTTCTTCAACGTCAGCTACAACCAGCTCTGCGGCGAGCTCCCGAGCGGCATGGCCAGCTTCGAGGTCTACAGCTTCCGGCACAACAAGTGCCTCTGCGGCGCTCCCCTTCCGGCCTGCCAAGCATAA
- the LOC112886839 gene encoding uncharacterized protein LOC112886839 isoform X1 has protein sequence MVIWSCSSCHRGFISRFVWRRHYPLLSPRSPALPPTHFFFSSPRRSTKRSAAMAPMDSAREPFYVIRKGAVIGIYKTLNDCQAQVGNSVCDPSVTVYKGYSLRKETEEYLAAHGLRNAVCSIDAADAKDGLFDDLVPCPFQQPDGSAESTLKRSEAMETGPSKHQEVAEPELLPDCDFSCILEFDGACKGNPGKSGAGVIIRRLDGSVIALLREGLGITTNNAAEYRALILGLDYAAKKGFKHIRAQGDSKLVCNQVQDLWRCRSDNMAVLCKKAKELKGTFLTFQINHVLREFNSDADVQANFAVGLAGATSSPVNCLQQIEWRCSMSVWHLI, from the exons ATGGTGATTTGGAGTTGCTCTTCTTGTCACCGTGGATTCATTTCCAGATTTGTGTGGAGGAGGCACTACCCGCTCTTGTCTCCTAGGTCTCCTGCACTGCCTCCTACCcatttcttcttctcctcccctcGACGATCCACCAAGAGATCTGCTGCAATGGCGCCAATGGACTCTGCTAGAGAGCCTTTCTATGTCATTCGTAAAGGGGCTGTGATCGGCATCTATAAGACCCTCAATGACTGCCAAGCCCAAGTTGGCAATTCG GTATGTGACCCTTCTGTCACTGTCTACAAAGGCTATTCTCTGCGTAAAGAAACTGAGGAATATCTTGCTGCGCATGGGTTAAGAAACGCTGTCTGTTCCATTGATGCTGCAGATGCAAAAGATGGATTGTTTGATGATCTGGTTCCCTGCCCTTTTCAG CAACCTGATGGATCTGCAGAGTCTACATTGAAAAGGTCAGAGGCGATG GAAACTGGACCATCAAAGCATCAAGAAGTTGCTGAACCGGAACTGTTACCGGATTGTGAT TTTTCATGTATTCTTGAATTCGATGGTGCTTGTAAAGGGAATCCTGGGAAATCAGGTGCTGGCGTCATAATTCGGCGGTTAGATGGATCTGTG ATTGCTCTACTGCGTGAGGGTTTGGGTATTACAACCAACAACGCTGCTGAATATCGCGCATTGATCCTGGGGCTAGATTATGCTGCCAAGAAGGGATTCAAGCATATTCGTGCTCAAGGTGATTCTAAGCTTGTCTGTAACCAG GTTCAAGATCTCTGGCGGTGTAGGAGTGATAATATGGCTGTCTTGTGCAAGAAAGCTAAGGAACTCAAGGGAACATTTCTTACATTTCAAATCAACCATGTTTTGAGG GAATTCAACTCGGATGCTGATGTTCAAGCCAACTTTGCAGTCGGACTTGCTGGTGCGACTAGTTCACCTGTGAATTGCTTGCAACAGATAGAGTGGCGATGCAGTATGAGTGTATGGCACCTGATTTGA
- the LOC112886166 gene encoding eukaryotic translation initiation factor 3 subunit F gives MASSSPALLFPSTSSSSSPSSARVEAVVLFNICDSYVRRPDQADRVIGTLLGSLLPDGTVHVRNSYVVPHNESADQVAIDIEYHHNMYASHQKVNPKEVIVGWFSTGFGVSGGSTLIHDFYSREVQNPIHLTVDTGFTRGEASIKAYISSNLSLGDRHLAAQFQEIPLDLRMIEAEKAGFAILKSTMVEKLPNDLEGMESSMEKLYILIDEIYKYVDDVVEGRVAPDHKIGRFISESVASMPKLSPAAFDKLFNDKIQDNLALVYLSSITRTQISIAEKLNTAAQVL, from the exons ATGGCGTCCTCCTCCCCCGCTCTACTCTTCCCTTCGACCTCTTCATCCTCCTCGCCGTCCTCGGCGCGGGTGGAGGCGGTGGTGCTCTTCAACATCTGCGACAGCTACGTGCGCCGCCCCGACCAGGCGGACCGCGTCATCGGCACCCTCCTCGGCTCCCTCCTCCCCGACGGCACCGTCCACGTCCGCAACTCCTATGTCGTCCCTCACAACGAGTCCGCCGACCAG GTCGCCATCGACATCGAGTACCACCATAACATGTACGCCTCGCACCAGAAGGTCAACCCCAAGGAAGTTATCGTCGGATG GTTCTCGACTGGCTTTGGCGTTTCAGGGGGGAGTACACTTATCCATGACTTCTATTCAAGGGAAGTGCAGAACCCCATCCATCTTACAGTCGACACTGGCTTCACTAGGGGGGAGGCCTCCATCAAAGCGTACATCTCATCCAACTTGTCCCTTGGAGATAGGCACCTCGCTGCACAATTTCAGGAAATCCCCCTGGATCTAAGGATGATTGAGGCAGAAAAAGCTGGAT TTGCGATCCTGAAATCTACAATGGTGGAGAAGCTTCCCAATGACCTGGAAGGAATGGAGTCTTCAATGGAAAAGCTTTACATTCTTATTGATGAGATCTACAAATATGTCGATGATGTTGTG GAAGGACGTGTGGCACCTGACCACAAAATTGGGAGGTTCATCTCGGAATCTGTCGCTTCGATGCCGAAGTTGTCTCCAGCTGCTTTTGATAAGCTTTTCAATGACAAGATTCAG GATAACCTTGCGCTGGTATACCTGTCAAGCATCACAAGGACACAAATCAGCATAGCCGAGAAGTTGAACACTGCTGCTCAGGTCCTGTAA
- the LOC112884170 gene encoding polygalacturonase inhibitor-like, translating to METRGAFNHVVLLLAATSLLATAASKDRCHSGDKAALLAVKAALGNPYHFASWTPDDPCCDWYDVDCDASTGRVVGLSVFQDANLTGTIPDAVAGLVHLQSLVWHHLPALSGPIPPAIAKLSNLSQLTISWTAVSGPVPSFLGTLTKLTLLDLSFNSLTGAVPASLAALPSLSGINLSRNRLTGAIPPLLLSRSPDQAYLWLSHNNMSGAIPAGFAAVNFAHLDLSRNAFAGDASGLFGRGKELQYLDLSRNAFSFNLSGVGLPEQLYFMDVSHNAISGGIPAQVANLTNLQFFNVSYNRLCGAVPTGGHMGRFDLFSFQHNKCLCGTPLANPCN from the coding sequence ATGGAGACGCGCGGCGCCTTCAACCACGTTGTCCTGCTGCTCGCCGCGACGTCCctcctcgccaccgccgccagcAAGGACCGCTGCCACTCCGGCGACAAGGCCGCGCTGCTGGCCGTCAAGGCGGCGCTCGGCAACCCCTACCACTTCGCGTCCTGGACGCCCGACGACCCGTGCTGCGACTGGTACGACGTTGACTGCGACGCCTCCACCGGCCGCGTCGTCGGCCTCTCCGTGTTCCAGGACGCCAACCTCACGGGCACCATCCccgacgccgtcgccggcctcgTCCACCTCCAGAGCCTCGTGTGGCACCACCTCCCCGCGCTCTCCGGCCCCATCCCGCCGGCCATCGCCAAGCTCTCCAACCTCTCGCAGCTCACCATCTCCTGGACCGCCGTCTCCGGGCCGGTGCCGTCCTTCCTGGGCACGCTCACCAAGCTCACGCTGCTCGACCTCTCCTTCAACTCCCTCACGGGCGCCGTCCCGGCGTCGCTCGCCGCCCTCCCCAGCCTCTCCGGCATCAACCTCAGCCGCAACCGCCTCACCGGCGCCATCCCTCCGCTGCTCCTCAGCAGGTCCCCCGACCAGGCCTACCTCTGGCTGTCGCACAACAACATGTCCGGCGCCATCCCCGCAGGGTTCGCCGCCGTCAACTTCGCGCACCTCGACCTGTCGCGCAACGCCTTCGCGGGCGACGCGTCGGGCCTCTTCGGCCGGGGGAAGGAGCTTCAGTACCTGGACCTGTCGCGCAACGCCTTCAGCTTCAACCTCTCCGGCGTGGGGCTGCCGGAGCAGCTCTACTTCATGGACGTGAGCCACAACGCCATCTCCGGCGGCATCCCGGCGCAGGTGGCCAACCTCACCAACCTGCAGTTCTTCAACGTCAGCTACAACCGGCTCTGCGGCGCGGTGCCCACCGGCGGCCACATGGGGAGATTCGACCTCTTCAGCTTCCAGCACAACAAGTGCCTCTGTGGAACTCCGCTTGCTAATCCCTGCAACTGA
- the LOC112886839 gene encoding uncharacterized protein LOC112886839 isoform X2 encodes MVIWSCSSCHRGFISRFVWRRHYPLLSPRSPALPPTHFFFSSPRRSTKRSAAMAPMDSAREPFYVIRKGAVIGIYKTLNDCQAQVGNSVCDPSVTVYKGYSLRKETEEYLAAHGLRNAVCSIDAADAKDGLFDDLVPCPFQQPDGSAESTLKRSEAMETGPSKHQEVAEPELLPDCDFSCILEFDGACKGNPGKSGAGVIIRRLDGSVIALLREGLGITTNNAAEYRALILGLDYAAKKGFKHIRAQGDSKLVCNQVQDLWRCRSDNMAVLCKKAKELKGTFLTFQINHVLREFNSDADVQANFAVGLAVDEVQELSVC; translated from the exons ATGGTGATTTGGAGTTGCTCTTCTTGTCACCGTGGATTCATTTCCAGATTTGTGTGGAGGAGGCACTACCCGCTCTTGTCTCCTAGGTCTCCTGCACTGCCTCCTACCcatttcttcttctcctcccctcGACGATCCACCAAGAGATCTGCTGCAATGGCGCCAATGGACTCTGCTAGAGAGCCTTTCTATGTCATTCGTAAAGGGGCTGTGATCGGCATCTATAAGACCCTCAATGACTGCCAAGCCCAAGTTGGCAATTCG GTATGTGACCCTTCTGTCACTGTCTACAAAGGCTATTCTCTGCGTAAAGAAACTGAGGAATATCTTGCTGCGCATGGGTTAAGAAACGCTGTCTGTTCCATTGATGCTGCAGATGCAAAAGATGGATTGTTTGATGATCTGGTTCCCTGCCCTTTTCAG CAACCTGATGGATCTGCAGAGTCTACATTGAAAAGGTCAGAGGCGATG GAAACTGGACCATCAAAGCATCAAGAAGTTGCTGAACCGGAACTGTTACCGGATTGTGAT TTTTCATGTATTCTTGAATTCGATGGTGCTTGTAAAGGGAATCCTGGGAAATCAGGTGCTGGCGTCATAATTCGGCGGTTAGATGGATCTGTG ATTGCTCTACTGCGTGAGGGTTTGGGTATTACAACCAACAACGCTGCTGAATATCGCGCATTGATCCTGGGGCTAGATTATGCTGCCAAGAAGGGATTCAAGCATATTCGTGCTCAAGGTGATTCTAAGCTTGTCTGTAACCAG GTTCAAGATCTCTGGCGGTGTAGGAGTGATAATATGGCTGTCTTGTGCAAGAAAGCTAAGGAACTCAAGGGAACATTTCTTACATTTCAAATCAACCATGTTTTGAGG GAATTCAACTCGGATGCTGATGTTCAAGCCAACTTTGCAGTCGGACTTGCTG TTGATGAAGTTCAAGAGCTGTCCGTCTGTTGA